In Takifugu flavidus isolate HTHZ2018 chromosome 13, ASM371156v2, whole genome shotgun sequence, the following are encoded in one genomic region:
- the fnbp4 gene encoding formin-binding protein 4 isoform X2, which translates to MGKKSRLAGAAAGRRTILQLSPPGLRSGNAGERDEPLSGSDDEQEGDGNKSVKQMRPNMKTPAVKATEGLSLLGAYEDSDEEESGNVRTSATNSQHNQSADIDSTLANFMAEIDAITTQPGTDQTPSQSSLPPTDSLKPQSNSKSATSEEQKQQSTEFEYNTQYSLATVDVEMGDWQEVWDENSGCYYYWNTLTNEVSWELPHYLANQVQSLGQYTNSTSVNGNGTAHAGYQTEETVAASTASLPTVKENKTKELTESVVGLTSEEEERQGVAASLLGPLIPSEVKEAEEKWRKGLIKSLDEPEKSVDSDGEGVGPTETPAADLPDLNADPAPQKSLNTKKLSGETSQAEEEAEEDTMDLELALERKKAELRALEEGDGSAGGSSPSSETSQEASGPRGVLLKKNRWKTIFPSVASPDSNSRSSDLVDNTETANSKTSETIGEGEIESSEEKTVSKPVVKEEVEMADVKVETPELKFQIGQLANTLISKMEFLGINKKAVSNFQLLLLQTETRIADWREGALDGIYLRRRLQEAAEHIKYYELNATPKGWSCHWDREHRRYFYVNDRTGASQWEFPTKEENCEDTKSSEGTETQTPDQSDPKTPMSAAVATAPAAPPLPATSSLWSPSQPPLPDSPPPPPCAPPPPPLPPDSPPPPPPLPESDEEIMEVEMEMDDDNDTEPPAPGTEEDAGTRPALPPGAIGTNLLEAWVPLAKGQKRQKSGQQNKAIIGSSPILYTQSALNAAAAYWGIPAVAAPLVPCEPPPPPVPALPPQPPLPPPQPPAEPAPPKMPPTDKTKKVKKDKSKKAKIKMPSLVKKWQSIQKELDEEEKSSSSDEDRDQLNKRSIEDWKHQQILTGKASKNANFEALPEDWRERIKRRKMNT; encoded by the exons atggggaaaaaaagtcgtCTCGCCGGGGCAGCGGCCGGTCGGAGAACGATCCTACAGCTTTCGCCTCCTGGGCTTCGAAGTGGAAATGCCGGTGAACGCGATGAGCCGCTATCTGGATCGGATG ATGAACAAGAAGGTGACGGCAACAAAAGTGTCAAACAAATGCGCCCAAATATGAAGACTCCAGCAGTCAAAGCTACAG AGGGGCTATCCTTGCTTGGAGCCTATGAAGAtagtgatgaagaggaatctGGGAATGTCCGCACCTCGGCTACAAATTCCCAACACAACCAGTCAGCCGACATTGACAGCACACTGGCCAATTTTATGGCT GAAATCGATGCAATCACCACTCAGCCTGGTACAGATCAGACACCGTCTCAATCTTCACTGCCACCAACCGACTCCCTCAAACCTCAGAGTAATAGCAAGTCAGCTACCAGTGAAGAACAGAAGCAACAAAGCACAGAGTTTGAGTACAATACTCAGTACTCATTAGCTACAG TTGATGTAGAGATGGGAGACTGGCAGGAGGTGTGGGATGAGAACTCTGGCTGCTACTACTATTGGAACACGCTGACCAATGAGGTCTCCTGGGAGCTGCCGCACTATTTAGCCAATCAGGTGCAAAGTCTGGGACAGTACACCAACAG caCCAGTGTCAATGGCAATGGCACAGCACACGCGGGTTATCAAACTGAGGAAACTGTTGCTGCCTCCACTGCCAGCCTGCCAACGGtgaaagagaacaaaacaaag GAATTAACCGAGAGTGTTGTGGGCCTCAcaagtgaagaagaggagcgccagggcgtggctgcatcactgcTCGGTCCTCTGATACCATCTGAAgtgaaagaagcagaagaaaaatggagaaaagggcTCATTAAAAGTTTGGACGAGCCAGAAAAGAGTGTAGATTCTGATGGTGAAGGTGTCGGACCCACTGAAACGCCTGCCGCCGATCTACCAGACCTGAACGCGGACCCTGCCCCTCAGAAAAGTCTGAACACTAAGAAGCTGTCTGGAGAGACGTCACAGGCTGAAGAAGAGGCCGAAGAGGATACGATGGATTTGGAACTGGCACTAGAGAGGAAGAAG GCAGAGCTGCGAGCACTAGAGGAGGGCGATGGAAGCGCCGGAGGGTCCAGTCCTTCCTCTGAGACAAGCCAAGAAGCTTCTGGTCCTCGTGGTGTTCTGCTGAAGAAAAACAGGTGGAAGACTATTTTCCCCAGTGTCGCCAGCCCCGATTCTAATAGTCGCAGCTCAGACCTGGTGGACAACACCGAAACCG CAAATTCTAAGACCTCCGAGACCATCGGAGAGGGGGAAATTGAGAGCTCGGAGGAGAAAACCGTGTCAAAGCCTGTGGTTAAAGAAGAGGTGGAAATGGCTGACGTCAAAGTGGAAACACCCGAGCTGAAG TTTCAGATTGGACAACTGGCAAACACCTTGATCAGCAAGATGGAGTTCCTGGGAATCAACAAAAAAGCCGTCTCAAActttcagctgcttctgctACAAACAGAG ACTCGGATCGCTGATTGGAGGGAAGGAGCACTAGATGGAATCTATCTGCGCCGACGGCTGCAAGAAGCTGCTGAACACATAAAATATTACGAACTTAACGCCACCCCTAAAGGCTGGTCCTGCCACTGGGACAG AGAGCACAGGCGATATTTCTATGTGAACGATCGGACCGGGGCTTCCCAGTGGGAGTTTCCAACCAAGGAGGAAAATTGCGAGGATACAAAGAGCAGCGAGGGTACCGAGACACAGACGCCAGACCAGTCTGACCCAAAAACACCCATGTCTGCGGCTGTAGCAACAG CCCCAGCAGCGCCTCCTCTGCCAGCCACATCGTCCCTCTGGTCCCCatctcagcctcctcttcctgacagccctcctccacctccctgcgCCCCCCCGCCTCCGCCGCTCCCCCCAgactccccacctcctccaccccctcttcCAGAAAGCGATGAGGAGATAATGGaagtggagatggagatggatgatGATAATGACACAGAGCCACCAGCTCCAGGGACGGAGGAAGATGCCGGCACAAGGCCCGCTTTACCCCCAGGCGCCATTGGGACAAAT CTTCTGGAGGCATGGGTCCCCTTGGCGAAGGGTCAGAAACGTCAGAAATCCGGTCAGCAGAACAAAGCTATCATTGGCAGCAGCCCCATTCTCTACACTCAGTCTGCTCTCAATGCAG CAGCTGCTTACTGGGGCATACCGGCTGTAGCTGCCCCATTGGTCCCTTGtgaaccacctcctccaccggtCCCAGCTTTACCTCCTCAGCCCCCACTGCCTCCTCCCCAGCCCCCTGCTGAACCCGCTCCTCCCAAAATGCCTCCTACAGACAAGACCAAGAAAGTAAAGAAGGATAAG TCGAAGAAGGCAAAAATTAAAATGCCATCCCTCGTGAAGAAGTGGCAGAGCATTCAGAAGGAATTAGACGAAGAAGAGAAATCCAGCTCCAGTGACGAGGACAGAGATCAGCTGAACAAGAGGAGCATCGAAGACTGGAAGCATCAGCAGATCCTCAC AGGAAAGGCTTCAAAGAATGCCAACTTTGAAGCACTACCTGAAGATTGGCGAGAACGAATAAAGCGGCGAAAGATGAACACGTGA
- the fnbp4 gene encoding formin-binding protein 4 isoform X3: MGKKSRLAGAAAGRRTILQLSPPGLRSGNAGERDEPLSGSDDEQEGDGNKSVKQMRPNMKTPAVKATEGLSLLGAYEDSDEEESGNVRTSATNSQHNQSADIDSTLANFMAEIDAITTQPGTDQTPSQSSLPPTDSLKPQSNSKSATSEEQKQQSTEFEYNTQYSLATVDVEMGDWQEVWDENSGCYYYWNTLTNEVSWELPHYLANQVQSLGQYTNSTSVNGNGTAHAGYQTEETVAASTASLPTVKENKTKELTESVVGLTSEEEERQGVAASLLGPLIPSEVKEAEEKWRKGLIKSLDEPEKSVDSDGEGVGPTETPAADLPDLNADPAPQKSLNTKKLSGETSQAEEEAEEDTMDLELALERKKAELRALEEGDGSAGGSSPSSETSQEASGPRGVLLKKNRWKTIFPSVASPDSNSRSSDLVDNTETANSKTSETIGEGEIESSEEKTVSKPVVKEEVEMADVKVETPELKFQIGQLANTLISKMEFLGINKKAVSNFQLLLLQTETRIADWREGALDGIYLRRRLQEAAEHIKYYELNATPKGWSCHWDREHRRYFYVNDRTGASQWEFPTKEENCEDTKSSEGTETQTPDQSDPKTPMSAAVATAPAAPPLPATSSLWSPSQPPLPDSPPPPPCAPPPPPLPPDSPPPPPPLPESDEEIMEVEMEMDDDNDTEPPAPGTEEDAGTRPALPPGAIGTNLLEAWVPLAKGQKRQKSGQQNKAIIGSSPILYTQSALNAAAYWGIPAVAAPLVPCEPPPPPVPALPPQPPLPPPQPPAEPAPPKMPPTDKTKKVKKDKSKKAKIKMPSLVKKWQSIQKELDEEEKSSSSDEDRDQLNKRSIEDWKHQQILTGKASKNANFEALPEDWRERIKRRKMNT; this comes from the exons atggggaaaaaaagtcgtCTCGCCGGGGCAGCGGCCGGTCGGAGAACGATCCTACAGCTTTCGCCTCCTGGGCTTCGAAGTGGAAATGCCGGTGAACGCGATGAGCCGCTATCTGGATCGGATG ATGAACAAGAAGGTGACGGCAACAAAAGTGTCAAACAAATGCGCCCAAATATGAAGACTCCAGCAGTCAAAGCTACAG AGGGGCTATCCTTGCTTGGAGCCTATGAAGAtagtgatgaagaggaatctGGGAATGTCCGCACCTCGGCTACAAATTCCCAACACAACCAGTCAGCCGACATTGACAGCACACTGGCCAATTTTATGGCT GAAATCGATGCAATCACCACTCAGCCTGGTACAGATCAGACACCGTCTCAATCTTCACTGCCACCAACCGACTCCCTCAAACCTCAGAGTAATAGCAAGTCAGCTACCAGTGAAGAACAGAAGCAACAAAGCACAGAGTTTGAGTACAATACTCAGTACTCATTAGCTACAG TTGATGTAGAGATGGGAGACTGGCAGGAGGTGTGGGATGAGAACTCTGGCTGCTACTACTATTGGAACACGCTGACCAATGAGGTCTCCTGGGAGCTGCCGCACTATTTAGCCAATCAGGTGCAAAGTCTGGGACAGTACACCAACAG caCCAGTGTCAATGGCAATGGCACAGCACACGCGGGTTATCAAACTGAGGAAACTGTTGCTGCCTCCACTGCCAGCCTGCCAACGGtgaaagagaacaaaacaaag GAATTAACCGAGAGTGTTGTGGGCCTCAcaagtgaagaagaggagcgccagggcgtggctgcatcactgcTCGGTCCTCTGATACCATCTGAAgtgaaagaagcagaagaaaaatggagaaaagggcTCATTAAAAGTTTGGACGAGCCAGAAAAGAGTGTAGATTCTGATGGTGAAGGTGTCGGACCCACTGAAACGCCTGCCGCCGATCTACCAGACCTGAACGCGGACCCTGCCCCTCAGAAAAGTCTGAACACTAAGAAGCTGTCTGGAGAGACGTCACAGGCTGAAGAAGAGGCCGAAGAGGATACGATGGATTTGGAACTGGCACTAGAGAGGAAGAAG GCAGAGCTGCGAGCACTAGAGGAGGGCGATGGAAGCGCCGGAGGGTCCAGTCCTTCCTCTGAGACAAGCCAAGAAGCTTCTGGTCCTCGTGGTGTTCTGCTGAAGAAAAACAGGTGGAAGACTATTTTCCCCAGTGTCGCCAGCCCCGATTCTAATAGTCGCAGCTCAGACCTGGTGGACAACACCGAAACCG CAAATTCTAAGACCTCCGAGACCATCGGAGAGGGGGAAATTGAGAGCTCGGAGGAGAAAACCGTGTCAAAGCCTGTGGTTAAAGAAGAGGTGGAAATGGCTGACGTCAAAGTGGAAACACCCGAGCTGAAG TTTCAGATTGGACAACTGGCAAACACCTTGATCAGCAAGATGGAGTTCCTGGGAATCAACAAAAAAGCCGTCTCAAActttcagctgcttctgctACAAACAGAG ACTCGGATCGCTGATTGGAGGGAAGGAGCACTAGATGGAATCTATCTGCGCCGACGGCTGCAAGAAGCTGCTGAACACATAAAATATTACGAACTTAACGCCACCCCTAAAGGCTGGTCCTGCCACTGGGACAG AGAGCACAGGCGATATTTCTATGTGAACGATCGGACCGGGGCTTCCCAGTGGGAGTTTCCAACCAAGGAGGAAAATTGCGAGGATACAAAGAGCAGCGAGGGTACCGAGACACAGACGCCAGACCAGTCTGACCCAAAAACACCCATGTCTGCGGCTGTAGCAACAG CCCCAGCAGCGCCTCCTCTGCCAGCCACATCGTCCCTCTGGTCCCCatctcagcctcctcttcctgacagccctcctccacctccctgcgCCCCCCCGCCTCCGCCGCTCCCCCCAgactccccacctcctccaccccctcttcCAGAAAGCGATGAGGAGATAATGGaagtggagatggagatggatgatGATAATGACACAGAGCCACCAGCTCCAGGGACGGAGGAAGATGCCGGCACAAGGCCCGCTTTACCCCCAGGCGCCATTGGGACAAAT CTTCTGGAGGCATGGGTCCCCTTGGCGAAGGGTCAGAAACGTCAGAAATCCGGTCAGCAGAACAAAGCTATCATTGGCAGCAGCCCCATTCTCTACACTCAGTCTGCTCTCAATGCAG CTGCTTACTGGGGCATACCGGCTGTAGCTGCCCCATTGGTCCCTTGtgaaccacctcctccaccggtCCCAGCTTTACCTCCTCAGCCCCCACTGCCTCCTCCCCAGCCCCCTGCTGAACCCGCTCCTCCCAAAATGCCTCCTACAGACAAGACCAAGAAAGTAAAGAAGGATAAG TCGAAGAAGGCAAAAATTAAAATGCCATCCCTCGTGAAGAAGTGGCAGAGCATTCAGAAGGAATTAGACGAAGAAGAGAAATCCAGCTCCAGTGACGAGGACAGAGATCAGCTGAACAAGAGGAGCATCGAAGACTGGAAGCATCAGCAGATCCTCAC AGGAAAGGCTTCAAAGAATGCCAACTTTGAAGCACTACCTGAAGATTGGCGAGAACGAATAAAGCGGCGAAAGATGAACACGTGA
- the fnbp4 gene encoding formin-binding protein 4 isoform X1 gives MGKKSRLAGAAAGRRTILQLSPPGLRSGNAGERDEPLSGSDDEQEGDGNKSVKQMRPNMKTPAVKATEGLSLLGAYEDSDEEESGNVRTSATNSQHNQSADIDSTLANFMAEIDAITTQPGTDQTPSQSSLPPTDSLKPQSNSKSATSEEQKQQSTEFEYNTQYSLATVDVEMGDWQEVWDENSGCYYYWNTLTNEVSWELPHYLANQVQSLGQYTNSTSVNGNGTAHAGYQTEETVAASTASLPTVKENKTKELTESVVGLTSEEEERQGVAASLLGPLIPSEVKEAEEKWRKGLIKSLDEPEKSVDSDGEGVGPTETPAADLPDLNADPAPQKSLNTKKLSGETSQAEEEAEEDTMDLELALERKKAELRALEEGDGSAGGSSPSSETSQEASGPRGVLLKKNRWKTIFPSVASPDSNSRSSDLVDNTETANSKTSETIGEGEIESSEEKTVSKPVVKEEVEMADVKVETPELKFQIGQLANTLISKMEFLGINKKAVSNFQLLLLQTETRIADWREGALDGIYLRRRLQEAAEHIKYYELNATPKGWSCHWDREHRRYFYVNDRTGASQWEFPTKEENCEDTKSSEGTETQTPDQSDPKTPMSAAVATAPAAPPLPATSSLWSPSQPPLPDSPPPPPCAPPPPPLPPDSPPPPPPLPESDEEIMEVEMEMDDDNDTEPPAPGTEEDAGTRPALPPGAIGTNLLEAWVPLAKGQKRQKSGQQNKAIIGSSPILYTQSALNAASLMTAAAYWGIPAVAAPLVPCEPPPPPVPALPPQPPLPPPQPPAEPAPPKMPPTDKTKKVKKDKSKKAKIKMPSLVKKWQSIQKELDEEEKSSSSDEDRDQLNKRSIEDWKHQQILTGKASKNANFEALPEDWRERIKRRKMNT, from the exons atggggaaaaaaagtcgtCTCGCCGGGGCAGCGGCCGGTCGGAGAACGATCCTACAGCTTTCGCCTCCTGGGCTTCGAAGTGGAAATGCCGGTGAACGCGATGAGCCGCTATCTGGATCGGATG ATGAACAAGAAGGTGACGGCAACAAAAGTGTCAAACAAATGCGCCCAAATATGAAGACTCCAGCAGTCAAAGCTACAG AGGGGCTATCCTTGCTTGGAGCCTATGAAGAtagtgatgaagaggaatctGGGAATGTCCGCACCTCGGCTACAAATTCCCAACACAACCAGTCAGCCGACATTGACAGCACACTGGCCAATTTTATGGCT GAAATCGATGCAATCACCACTCAGCCTGGTACAGATCAGACACCGTCTCAATCTTCACTGCCACCAACCGACTCCCTCAAACCTCAGAGTAATAGCAAGTCAGCTACCAGTGAAGAACAGAAGCAACAAAGCACAGAGTTTGAGTACAATACTCAGTACTCATTAGCTACAG TTGATGTAGAGATGGGAGACTGGCAGGAGGTGTGGGATGAGAACTCTGGCTGCTACTACTATTGGAACACGCTGACCAATGAGGTCTCCTGGGAGCTGCCGCACTATTTAGCCAATCAGGTGCAAAGTCTGGGACAGTACACCAACAG caCCAGTGTCAATGGCAATGGCACAGCACACGCGGGTTATCAAACTGAGGAAACTGTTGCTGCCTCCACTGCCAGCCTGCCAACGGtgaaagagaacaaaacaaag GAATTAACCGAGAGTGTTGTGGGCCTCAcaagtgaagaagaggagcgccagggcgtggctgcatcactgcTCGGTCCTCTGATACCATCTGAAgtgaaagaagcagaagaaaaatggagaaaagggcTCATTAAAAGTTTGGACGAGCCAGAAAAGAGTGTAGATTCTGATGGTGAAGGTGTCGGACCCACTGAAACGCCTGCCGCCGATCTACCAGACCTGAACGCGGACCCTGCCCCTCAGAAAAGTCTGAACACTAAGAAGCTGTCTGGAGAGACGTCACAGGCTGAAGAAGAGGCCGAAGAGGATACGATGGATTTGGAACTGGCACTAGAGAGGAAGAAG GCAGAGCTGCGAGCACTAGAGGAGGGCGATGGAAGCGCCGGAGGGTCCAGTCCTTCCTCTGAGACAAGCCAAGAAGCTTCTGGTCCTCGTGGTGTTCTGCTGAAGAAAAACAGGTGGAAGACTATTTTCCCCAGTGTCGCCAGCCCCGATTCTAATAGTCGCAGCTCAGACCTGGTGGACAACACCGAAACCG CAAATTCTAAGACCTCCGAGACCATCGGAGAGGGGGAAATTGAGAGCTCGGAGGAGAAAACCGTGTCAAAGCCTGTGGTTAAAGAAGAGGTGGAAATGGCTGACGTCAAAGTGGAAACACCCGAGCTGAAG TTTCAGATTGGACAACTGGCAAACACCTTGATCAGCAAGATGGAGTTCCTGGGAATCAACAAAAAAGCCGTCTCAAActttcagctgcttctgctACAAACAGAG ACTCGGATCGCTGATTGGAGGGAAGGAGCACTAGATGGAATCTATCTGCGCCGACGGCTGCAAGAAGCTGCTGAACACATAAAATATTACGAACTTAACGCCACCCCTAAAGGCTGGTCCTGCCACTGGGACAG AGAGCACAGGCGATATTTCTATGTGAACGATCGGACCGGGGCTTCCCAGTGGGAGTTTCCAACCAAGGAGGAAAATTGCGAGGATACAAAGAGCAGCGAGGGTACCGAGACACAGACGCCAGACCAGTCTGACCCAAAAACACCCATGTCTGCGGCTGTAGCAACAG CCCCAGCAGCGCCTCCTCTGCCAGCCACATCGTCCCTCTGGTCCCCatctcagcctcctcttcctgacagccctcctccacctccctgcgCCCCCCCGCCTCCGCCGCTCCCCCCAgactccccacctcctccaccccctcttcCAGAAAGCGATGAGGAGATAATGGaagtggagatggagatggatgatGATAATGACACAGAGCCACCAGCTCCAGGGACGGAGGAAGATGCCGGCACAAGGCCCGCTTTACCCCCAGGCGCCATTGGGACAAAT CTTCTGGAGGCATGGGTCCCCTTGGCGAAGGGTCAGAAACGTCAGAAATCCGGTCAGCAGAACAAAGCTATCATTGGCAGCAGCCCCATTCTCTACACTCAGTCTGCTCTCAATGCAG CTTCTCTTATGACAGCAGCTGCTTACTGGGGCATACCGGCTGTAGCTGCCCCATTGGTCCCTTGtgaaccacctcctccaccggtCCCAGCTTTACCTCCTCAGCCCCCACTGCCTCCTCCCCAGCCCCCTGCTGAACCCGCTCCTCCCAAAATGCCTCCTACAGACAAGACCAAGAAAGTAAAGAAGGATAAG TCGAAGAAGGCAAAAATTAAAATGCCATCCCTCGTGAAGAAGTGGCAGAGCATTCAGAAGGAATTAGACGAAGAAGAGAAATCCAGCTCCAGTGACGAGGACAGAGATCAGCTGAACAAGAGGAGCATCGAAGACTGGAAGCATCAGCAGATCCTCAC AGGAAAGGCTTCAAAGAATGCCAACTTTGAAGCACTACCTGAAGATTGGCGAGAACGAATAAAGCGGCGAAAGATGAACACGTGA
- the LOC130535667 gene encoding seipin-like, translating to MSYEHKEDPPHWQQSSRLEGETTAQTRTARKTTGSVGSHTIMGTMGPVLHWLHDVAAVTLLRARRTLFQAAILLCILVLLLWVSVFLYGSFYYSYMPTVSFSTPVHFYYTSDCDASESALCSFPIANISFMKNDRDQVMAYGQPYRISLELELPESPVNEHLGMFMVKFSAYTKGGATVSSVGRSTMLHYRSSLLQTLATLVFSPFLLTGMAEQKQLIEVELYSDYKANTYQPTVGAVIEIQSKRVQIYSSQLRIHAYFTGIRYVLYNFPLTSAVIGVATNFAFLSVIVLFSYLQFIWGGLWPPDQVRVRVMMGDNTRIQQRKEEARKRMEKENSQKDLCSPKVIGAMNEPSDVHGSEAEPEPASKEPTMTSDTSGGVSQDAPCDSVTPVETNSSEGLNGCQTPQPDETCLRQRPGPWMSL from the coding sequence ATGTCGTATGAACATAAAGAGGACCCGCCACACTGGCAGCAGTCATCAAGGCTGGAGGGGGAAACAACTGCCCAAACCAGGACCGCTAGGAAAACCACAGGCTCGGTTGGATCGCACACTATTATGGGTACGATGGGGCCGGTTCTGCATTGGCTGCACGATGTGGCAGCCGTGACGCTCCTCAGAGCGCGGCGGACATTATTCCAGGCTGCAATCCTTCTGTGTATCCTGGTTTTGCTACTTTGGGTCTCAGTCTTTCTGTATGGAAGCTTCTACTACTCCTACATGCCCACCGTGAGTTTCTCCACCCCCGTGCACTTCTACTACACGTCTGATTGCGATGCTTCAGAGTCAGCACTTTGTTCCTTCCCCATAGCCAACATCTCTTTCATGAAGAACGACAGGGATCAGGTGATGGCCTACGGGCAGCCTTATAGAATATCATTGGAGCTGGAGTTGCCAGAGTCACCAGTGAATGAACATCTTGGTATGTTTATGGTCAAGTTCTCTGCTTATACCAAAGGTGGGGCGACGGTGTCGTCCGTAGGGCGATCCACCATGCTGCACTATCGCTCCAGCCTTCTGCAGACTCTGGCCACTTTGGTGTTCTCTCCGTTCCTTCTGACTGGGATGGCTGAACAGAAGCAGCTTATAGAAGTTGAGCTCTACTCAGACTACAAGGCTAATACCTATCAGCCGACTGTCGGCGCAGTCATTGAGATCCAGTCCAAACGGGTTCAGATCTACTCGTCTCAACTCCGCATCCACGCTTACTTCACCGGTATAAGATATGTCCTGTACAACTTCCCTCTCACGTCTGCGGTGATCGGCGTGGCCACCAATTTTGCTTTCCTTAGTGTCATTGTGCTCTTCAGCTACCTGCAGTTCATATGGGGTGGGCTCTGGCCTCCAGATCAGGTGAGAGTCAGAGTAATGATGGGAGACAACACCCGCATccagcagaggaaagaggaggctCGGAAGCGTATGGAGAAGGAGAACTCTCAGAAGGACCTATGTTCTCCCAAAGTGATCGGAGCTATGAACGAGCCGTCAGATGTCCATGGAAGTGAAGCAGAGCCCGAGCCCGCATCCAAGGAACCCACGATGACCTCGGATACATCTGGAGGTGTAAGTCAGGATGCGCCTTGTGACTCTGTGACCCCCGTGGAGACAAACAGCTCTGAGGGGTTAAATGGATGCCAGACGCCTCAGCCGGATGAGACGTGCCTGCGACAGAGACCTGGGCCGTGGATGAGCCTCTGA
- the lrrc10 gene encoding leucine-rich repeat-containing protein 10, protein MGNAVRGIIAFVPSERCQRFLVGDLEDMPLDRTLDLSGRQLRRLPVAACVFDELVKLYLSNNNLSRLPAELQGLRKLQLLALDFNCFEELPVAVCRLPQLSILYLGSNRLWRLPGELRDLKELSTLWLETNCFLSFPKVVCELSNLKTLHLGYNQIQSLPRELSQLEELRSIWLAGNQLAEFPPVLLDMHLLAVIDVDRNRIRHFPALCHMQGLKLVIYDHNPCVNAPAVGEGVRRVGRWADSSDDEQEDDGTKAAGEATAEVADALPGEGEEQHM, encoded by the coding sequence ATGGGTAACGCCGTGCGAGGCATCATCGCCTTTGTCCCCTCGGAGCGCTGCCAGCGCTTCTTGGTGGGGGACCTGGAGGACATGCCGCTGGACCGGACCCTTGACCTGAGCGGCCGGCAGCTGCGCCGGCTGCCTGTGGCCGCCTGTGTCTTCGACGAGCTGGTGAAGCTCTACCTGAGCAACAACAACCTCAGCAGGTTACCGGCTGAACTCCAGGGCTtgaggaagctgcagctcctggccCTGGACTTCAACTGCTTCGAGGAACTACCTGTGGCTGTCTGTCGCCTGCCCCAGCTCAGTATCCTTTACCTGGGTAGCAACAGGCTTTGGCGCCTCCCTGGAGAACTTCGAGACCTCAAGGAACTCAGTACGCTGTGGCTGGAGACCAATTGCTTCCTCAGTTTCCCTAAAGTTGTTTGCGAGCTCTCTAATCTGAAGACGCTTCACCTCGGTTACAACCAGATACAGAGTTTACCGAGAGAGCTGagccagctggaagagctgAGGAGCATCTGGCTTGCTGGGAACCAGCTGGCAGAGTTTCCTCCGGTCCTGCTGGATATGCACCTATTGGCTGTCATCGATGTGGATCGGAACAGGATACGCCACTTCCCAGCTCTGTGCCACATGCAGGGGCTGAAGCTGGTCATCTACGACCACAACCCCTGCGTCAACGCCCCGGCGGTGGGAGAGGGAGTCAGGAGAGTCGGGCGCTGGGCGGACAGCTCAGACGACGAGCAGGAGGACGACGGGACAAAGGCAGCCGGTGAGGCTACAGCGGAGGTCGCGGACGCTCTccctggggagggggaggagcaacATATGTAG